Proteins co-encoded in one Conger conger chromosome 4, fConCon1.1, whole genome shotgun sequence genomic window:
- the misp gene encoding uncharacterized protein misp isoform X1, which translates to MRHGPGTAVPGSSDEVRLSGKHSGLASGNLQNTSPLTQKDDVVLIRSGQPITQAPWSTPEGSPHTSPMASAPKKWVMQPFSPKLDMNDLRTILSPGTKRAEGDTLEPRDYGYGSITIMHSQPSVTVTSNEGDSPRDVVVKAKQVAVSDESISSDGSDASSTSCPCSPSSSSGSQSGFYSFAEMSAEAERTEAWMSSPERGAKLSVLKEGNDFKLRAYVEERRPEKLFEEANSDSRYRVEDREDTEGQEATEERMEIIRSQAPKFKPAFKEQYSALESLDLSYSPQRLLEGLSLNYSPVKVEVLQSGAESGTVDTEQISFSAARQQFLKMEQSKRNPFLQSPQQILQFPEHHETPSKSEVTGTSREAEEGGFPEELELSQSPKSNPDINWVFAGKIVTVSITEERSTKIQTSFDDLDSGLGDQSLDPSGGYPYDGNASNDVFEVGTGGVVSFTSEGETPTEHDTCISQEREDNVRQEHGSKGETPIEREIRIAQEREENLRRERGIMRTDVKEMVEIKTKPLLSPASPALTPVKAREKNRVSFFIQREIEQDSRREEDLQHQGKVPGLYDRGMAQELGERKRVFELQEDQIPVTPAKKSLTGTLVDTRQVRPCVEEDRKSPEAMASVERTRSPETEILSPCCPHRHPDEAALWITSPEYSIQSPLSQKKGYNTLGERYITSQSTSFSHSPWRVENKGSSKSYSSLVDSPSPSSIRSMSPLLVPSIVGQPGLHWPGISEQVILRPRSLHTPDAIRKEIESDLKREEDLRKLRESGGLSLPLEGGLDTVDKTASTAMDPNPSQRVEDGGTSPQGLRDEVFEREKPLCTVLPEERIAKSTGQTSLWSTDTVDSRESHLTSSILTPDKRIKVSASPSPSAHLPMRLPSVSMMTPQPWVSNRQASPALPRVSPLTPQGSGPEAGGSATQKGLTETLLEDFEERRAKLKLEESSYAGIQPTDEVNNEVLEATRVIRHKNMKALRWEAGVYANEEAN; encoded by the exons AAACACTCAGGCCTTGCATCAGGCAACCTACAGAATACATCGCCATTGACCCAGAAGGATGATGTCGTTCTGATCCGTTCCGGCCAACCTATTACACAAGCTCCTTGGTCTACACCGGAGGGCTCGCCACACACTTCACCAATGGCTAGCGCGCCCAAGAAGTGGGTAATGCAACCCTTTTCTCCCAAGCTGGACATGAACGACCTCAGAACAATCCTGAGCCCCGGCACCAAGCGGGCTGAGGGGGACACCTTGGAGCCGCGCGATTACGGCTACGGGAGCATCACCATAATGCACTCTCAGCCCTCCGTGACGGTGACGTCGAACGAGGGGGACAGTCCGCGGGATGTGGTGGTGAAGGCCAAGCAGGTCGCGGTCTCGGATGAGAGCATCAGCAGCGACGGCTCGGACGCCAGCAGCACCAGTTGTCCCTGCAGCCCTAGCAGTAGCTCGGGATCCCAGAGCGGCTTCTACTCCTTCGCGGAGATGAGCGCCGAGGCAGAGCGGACCGAGGCTTGGATGTCTTCCCCGGAGAGAGGGGCCAAGCTATCGGTTCTGAAGGAGGGAAACGACTTCAAACTGCGGGCGTATGTGGAGGAGCGGAGGCCCGAGAAGCTGTTTGAGGAGGCCAACAGCGATTCCCGCTACAGGGTTGAGGATAGAGAGGACACGGAGGGGCAGGAAGCGACGGAGGAGAGAATGGAGATCATTCGCAGCCAGGCCCCCAAGTTCAAACCTGCCTTCAAAGAGCAGTATAGTGCGCTGGAGAGCTTGGACCTCAGTTACTCCCCGCAAAGGCTGCTGGAGGGCTTGAGCCTGAACTACAGCCCAGTCAAAGTGGAGGTGCTCCAGAGCGGGGCCGAGTCCGGTACCGTCGACACCGAGCAGATCAGCTTCAGTGCAGCGCGACAGCAGTTTCTGAAGATGGAACAGTCCAAGCGCAACCCCTTCCTGCAAAGTCCCCAGCAGATCCTGCAGTTTCCTGAGCACCACGAAACCCCTTCAAAATCAGAGGTTACAGGCACATCAAGGGAAGCGGAAGAGGGTGGTTTCCCTGAGGAGCTCGAGTTGAGCCAAAGCCCGAAGTCCAATCCGGACATCAACTGGGTGTTCGCAGGGAAGATTGTGACTGTGTCCATCACTGAAGAAAGAAGCACCAAGATTCAGACTAGCTTCGATGACCTTGACTCTGGTTTGGGGGATCAGTCGCTGGACCCAAGTGGTGGGTATCCTTATGATGGCAATGCCTCAAATGATGTTTTCGAAGTAGGAACTGGAGGTGTGGTCTCGTTCACAAGTGAGGGAGAGACACCCACCGAACACGACACATGCATTTCCCAAGAAAGGGAGGACAACGTCCGGCAAGAACATGGAAGTAAGGGAGAGACCCCCATCGAGCGAGAGATCCGCATCGCccaagagagggaggagaaccTCCGGCGTGAACGTGGAATCATGCGAACCGATGTAAAGGAGATGGTGGAGATCAAGACTAAGCCTCTGCTCTCTCCGGCGAGCCCCGCACTGACACCCGTCAAAGCCAGGGAGAAGAACCGGGTGAGCTTCTTCATACAGCGAGAGATCGAGCAAGACAGCCGGAGAGAAGAGGATCTTCAGCACCAAGGGAAAGTGCCGGGTTTATACGACCGTGGAATGGCCCAGGAgctgggggagaggaagagagtctTTGAGCTACAAGAAGACCAGATTCCAGTCACGCCTGCCAAGAAGAGCCTCACCGGGACCTTAGTGGACACCCGACAGGTCAGGCCGTGTGTCGAAGAGGACAGGAAGTCTCCGGAGGCCATGGCGTCAGTAGAGAGGACTAGGAGCCCAGAGACTGAGATACTCTCCCCCTGTTGCCCTCACCGACACCCTGATGAAGCTGCACTGTGGATCACTAGTCCGGAGTATTCGATACAAAGCCCTCTCAGCCAGAAGAAGGGTTATAACACACTCGGCGAAAGATATATCACTTCCCAGAGCACCTCATTTAGTCATTCGCCATGGCGGGTGGAAAACAAAGGATCATCGAAAAGCTATTCTTCTTTGGTGGATtccccatctccctcctccATACGCAGTATGTCACCATTGCTGGTACCGTCTATAGTCGGTCAGCCCGGTCTGCACTGGCCCGGGATCTCAGAGCAGGTCATCCTGAGGCCTCGCAGTCTACATACCCCAGATGCCATCCGCAAGGAGATCGAGTCGGACCTGAAGCGAGAGGAGGATCTCCGTAAACTGCGCGAATCGGGAggcctctccctgcccctcgaAGGGGGCCTCGACACCGTGGACAAGACGGCCTCCACCGCAATGGATCCAAACCCCTCGCAACGTGTGGAGGATGGTGGAACATCTCCGCAGGGCTTGAGGGATGAGGTCTTCGAACGGGAAAAGCCTCTCTGCACTGTGCTCCCTGAGGAAAGGATAGCCAAAAGTACCGGTCAGACTTCCCTCTGGAGCACAGACACCGTTGACTCCAGAGAGAGTCACTTAACCAGCTCAATTCTCACTCCAG aCAAAAGGATAAAGGTCTCcgcttctccctccccctctgcacACCTGCCGATGCGTCTTCCCTCCGTGTCGATGATGACACCCCAGCCGTGGGTGTCCAACCGCCAGGCCTCTCCGGCCCTCCCGAGGGTTTCGCCCCTGACGCCCCAGGGTTCGGGGCCGGAGGCCGGGGGCTCTGCCACACAGAAGGGCCTCACGGAGACGCTGCTGGAGGACTTCGAAGAAAGACGGGCCAAGCTGAAACTGGAGGAGAGCTCG TATGCAGGGATACAGCCAACCGATGAGGTGAATAATGAG GTTCTGGAAGCCACACGAGTCATCAGGCACAAAAACATGAAGGCTCTGCGCTGGGAGGCAGGGGTATACGCCAACGAGGAAGCCAACTGA
- the misp gene encoding uncharacterized protein misp isoform X2: MASAPKKWVMQPFSPKLDMNDLRTILSPGTKRAEGDTLEPRDYGYGSITIMHSQPSVTVTSNEGDSPRDVVVKAKQVAVSDESISSDGSDASSTSCPCSPSSSSGSQSGFYSFAEMSAEAERTEAWMSSPERGAKLSVLKEGNDFKLRAYVEERRPEKLFEEANSDSRYRVEDREDTEGQEATEERMEIIRSQAPKFKPAFKEQYSALESLDLSYSPQRLLEGLSLNYSPVKVEVLQSGAESGTVDTEQISFSAARQQFLKMEQSKRNPFLQSPQQILQFPEHHETPSKSEVTGTSREAEEGGFPEELELSQSPKSNPDINWVFAGKIVTVSITEERSTKIQTSFDDLDSGLGDQSLDPSGGYPYDGNASNDVFEVGTGGVVSFTSEGETPTEHDTCISQEREDNVRQEHGSKGETPIEREIRIAQEREENLRRERGIMRTDVKEMVEIKTKPLLSPASPALTPVKAREKNRVSFFIQREIEQDSRREEDLQHQGKVPGLYDRGMAQELGERKRVFELQEDQIPVTPAKKSLTGTLVDTRQVRPCVEEDRKSPEAMASVERTRSPETEILSPCCPHRHPDEAALWITSPEYSIQSPLSQKKGYNTLGERYITSQSTSFSHSPWRVENKGSSKSYSSLVDSPSPSSIRSMSPLLVPSIVGQPGLHWPGISEQVILRPRSLHTPDAIRKEIESDLKREEDLRKLRESGGLSLPLEGGLDTVDKTASTAMDPNPSQRVEDGGTSPQGLRDEVFEREKPLCTVLPEERIAKSTGQTSLWSTDTVDSRESHLTSSILTPDKRIKVSASPSPSAHLPMRLPSVSMMTPQPWVSNRQASPALPRVSPLTPQGSGPEAGGSATQKGLTETLLEDFEERRAKLKLEESSYAGIQPTDEVNNEVLEATRVIRHKNMKALRWEAGVYANEEAN; encoded by the exons ATGGCTAGCGCGCCCAAGAAGTGGGTAATGCAACCCTTTTCTCCCAAGCTGGACATGAACGACCTCAGAACAATCCTGAGCCCCGGCACCAAGCGGGCTGAGGGGGACACCTTGGAGCCGCGCGATTACGGCTACGGGAGCATCACCATAATGCACTCTCAGCCCTCCGTGACGGTGACGTCGAACGAGGGGGACAGTCCGCGGGATGTGGTGGTGAAGGCCAAGCAGGTCGCGGTCTCGGATGAGAGCATCAGCAGCGACGGCTCGGACGCCAGCAGCACCAGTTGTCCCTGCAGCCCTAGCAGTAGCTCGGGATCCCAGAGCGGCTTCTACTCCTTCGCGGAGATGAGCGCCGAGGCAGAGCGGACCGAGGCTTGGATGTCTTCCCCGGAGAGAGGGGCCAAGCTATCGGTTCTGAAGGAGGGAAACGACTTCAAACTGCGGGCGTATGTGGAGGAGCGGAGGCCCGAGAAGCTGTTTGAGGAGGCCAACAGCGATTCCCGCTACAGGGTTGAGGATAGAGAGGACACGGAGGGGCAGGAAGCGACGGAGGAGAGAATGGAGATCATTCGCAGCCAGGCCCCCAAGTTCAAACCTGCCTTCAAAGAGCAGTATAGTGCGCTGGAGAGCTTGGACCTCAGTTACTCCCCGCAAAGGCTGCTGGAGGGCTTGAGCCTGAACTACAGCCCAGTCAAAGTGGAGGTGCTCCAGAGCGGGGCCGAGTCCGGTACCGTCGACACCGAGCAGATCAGCTTCAGTGCAGCGCGACAGCAGTTTCTGAAGATGGAACAGTCCAAGCGCAACCCCTTCCTGCAAAGTCCCCAGCAGATCCTGCAGTTTCCTGAGCACCACGAAACCCCTTCAAAATCAGAGGTTACAGGCACATCAAGGGAAGCGGAAGAGGGTGGTTTCCCTGAGGAGCTCGAGTTGAGCCAAAGCCCGAAGTCCAATCCGGACATCAACTGGGTGTTCGCAGGGAAGATTGTGACTGTGTCCATCACTGAAGAAAGAAGCACCAAGATTCAGACTAGCTTCGATGACCTTGACTCTGGTTTGGGGGATCAGTCGCTGGACCCAAGTGGTGGGTATCCTTATGATGGCAATGCCTCAAATGATGTTTTCGAAGTAGGAACTGGAGGTGTGGTCTCGTTCACAAGTGAGGGAGAGACACCCACCGAACACGACACATGCATTTCCCAAGAAAGGGAGGACAACGTCCGGCAAGAACATGGAAGTAAGGGAGAGACCCCCATCGAGCGAGAGATCCGCATCGCccaagagagggaggagaaccTCCGGCGTGAACGTGGAATCATGCGAACCGATGTAAAGGAGATGGTGGAGATCAAGACTAAGCCTCTGCTCTCTCCGGCGAGCCCCGCACTGACACCCGTCAAAGCCAGGGAGAAGAACCGGGTGAGCTTCTTCATACAGCGAGAGATCGAGCAAGACAGCCGGAGAGAAGAGGATCTTCAGCACCAAGGGAAAGTGCCGGGTTTATACGACCGTGGAATGGCCCAGGAgctgggggagaggaagagagtctTTGAGCTACAAGAAGACCAGATTCCAGTCACGCCTGCCAAGAAGAGCCTCACCGGGACCTTAGTGGACACCCGACAGGTCAGGCCGTGTGTCGAAGAGGACAGGAAGTCTCCGGAGGCCATGGCGTCAGTAGAGAGGACTAGGAGCCCAGAGACTGAGATACTCTCCCCCTGTTGCCCTCACCGACACCCTGATGAAGCTGCACTGTGGATCACTAGTCCGGAGTATTCGATACAAAGCCCTCTCAGCCAGAAGAAGGGTTATAACACACTCGGCGAAAGATATATCACTTCCCAGAGCACCTCATTTAGTCATTCGCCATGGCGGGTGGAAAACAAAGGATCATCGAAAAGCTATTCTTCTTTGGTGGATtccccatctccctcctccATACGCAGTATGTCACCATTGCTGGTACCGTCTATAGTCGGTCAGCCCGGTCTGCACTGGCCCGGGATCTCAGAGCAGGTCATCCTGAGGCCTCGCAGTCTACATACCCCAGATGCCATCCGCAAGGAGATCGAGTCGGACCTGAAGCGAGAGGAGGATCTCCGTAAACTGCGCGAATCGGGAggcctctccctgcccctcgaAGGGGGCCTCGACACCGTGGACAAGACGGCCTCCACCGCAATGGATCCAAACCCCTCGCAACGTGTGGAGGATGGTGGAACATCTCCGCAGGGCTTGAGGGATGAGGTCTTCGAACGGGAAAAGCCTCTCTGCACTGTGCTCCCTGAGGAAAGGATAGCCAAAAGTACCGGTCAGACTTCCCTCTGGAGCACAGACACCGTTGACTCCAGAGAGAGTCACTTAACCAGCTCAATTCTCACTCCAG aCAAAAGGATAAAGGTCTCcgcttctccctccccctctgcacACCTGCCGATGCGTCTTCCCTCCGTGTCGATGATGACACCCCAGCCGTGGGTGTCCAACCGCCAGGCCTCTCCGGCCCTCCCGAGGGTTTCGCCCCTGACGCCCCAGGGTTCGGGGCCGGAGGCCGGGGGCTCTGCCACACAGAAGGGCCTCACGGAGACGCTGCTGGAGGACTTCGAAGAAAGACGGGCCAAGCTGAAACTGGAGGAGAGCTCG TATGCAGGGATACAGCCAACCGATGAGGTGAATAATGAG GTTCTGGAAGCCACACGAGTCATCAGGCACAAAAACATGAAGGCTCTGCGCTGGGAGGCAGGGGTATACGCCAACGAGGAAGCCAACTGA